A single window of Zootoca vivipara chromosome 17, rZooViv1.1, whole genome shotgun sequence DNA harbors:
- the S100A10 gene encoding protein S100-A10, with product MPSQLEHAMENIMFTFHKFAGDKNYLTKEDLRQLMEKEVPGYMENQKDPMAIDRIMKNLEECRDGKVSFEGYLSLIAGLTNGCNEYYVKKMKPTGGKKY from the exons ATGCCATCCCAGCTAGAACACGCCATGGAGAACATCATGTTCACTTTCCACAAATTTGCGGGTGACAAGAACTATCTGACGAAGGAAGATCTCCGGCAGCTGATGGAGAAGGAGGTCCCTGGGTATAtggaa AACCAGAAAGATCCGATGGCCATCGACCGGATCATGAAGAACCTAGAGGAGTGCCGGGATGGCAAAGTCAGCTTTGAGGGCTACCTCTCTCTCATTGCCGGGCTGACCAATGGATGCAACGAGTATTACGTGAAGAAGATGAAGCCGACGGGAGGGAAGAAGTATTGA